From a single Kitasatospora sp. NBC_00458 genomic region:
- a CDS encoding amino acid adenylation domain-containing protein, producing MTNPRSAVRESDSHQSGASIAYGRPHQDGAVLDLFTSWARRTPHAPALVDGEQTLSYAELDALADEFVETLADRVHPGDLVGLCLDHSAALVAATVAVARLGAVHLPLGPRPGERRLQAVAEQLRPACLVGDPALLPPAHRDGLHRPLDAPGTPGVVAAFAADRTTGVRTPAGTLYTVLTSGSTGTPKAVAVAESGLGALLQWYRELTGLGPGDRHSLLIGVAFDPHLMELWAALTSGAALSVAPDAVRWDPAALTDWWRAAGITVGVLPTPLAEPVLDRPWPAGLTLRHLMVGGDRLRRTPGADVTATVHNAYGPAEATVVTTVHSMPPGADHGTGAPPIGRPVPGAVVLVTDEEGRPVPRGHAGELRIGGRGLAIGYLDAELTARRFVSAPDEVEGTDRVYRSGDRVLMRPDGVVEFLGRLDDQVKVSGVRIEPAEVEAALERDPRVRRAAVAARPGPAGGAQLLAFVQPAPEGPAPTGAELLDAVRPWLPEQAVPGTLRLVDAFPLDANGKIDRAALLKAEEAAQQAGPGPEEAATPTERTVLRLCRGLLGRADLEPADNFLDVGGTSVAAARLLAALEEEYGVRLRAPLLLRQPDLRAIARLIDDRLADAVAAD from the coding sequence ATGACGAACCCCCGGTCCGCCGTTCGCGAGTCCGACTCCCACCAGTCCGGTGCCAGCATCGCCTACGGCCGCCCGCACCAGGACGGCGCGGTGCTCGACCTCTTCACCAGCTGGGCCCGCCGCACCCCGCACGCCCCGGCGCTGGTCGACGGCGAGCAGACCCTGAGCTACGCCGAACTCGACGCCCTCGCCGACGAGTTCGTCGAGACCCTGGCCGACCGGGTCCACCCCGGCGACCTGGTCGGCCTCTGCCTGGACCACTCCGCCGCCCTGGTCGCGGCCACCGTCGCGGTCGCGAGACTCGGCGCGGTCCACCTGCCGCTCGGCCCGCGCCCGGGCGAGCGCAGGCTCCAGGCCGTCGCCGAACAGCTCCGCCCCGCCTGCCTGGTGGGCGATCCGGCGCTGCTGCCGCCCGCCCACCGGGACGGCCTCCACCGCCCGCTGGACGCCCCCGGCACGCCCGGCGTCGTCGCGGCCTTCGCCGCCGACCGCACGACGGGCGTCCGCACCCCCGCCGGCACCCTGTACACCGTGCTCACCTCGGGCTCCACCGGGACCCCGAAGGCCGTCGCGGTCGCCGAGTCCGGGCTCGGCGCGCTGCTCCAGTGGTACCGCGAACTGACCGGCCTCGGGCCCGGCGACCGGCACAGCCTGCTGATCGGCGTCGCCTTCGACCCGCACCTGATGGAGCTGTGGGCCGCGCTCACCTCCGGCGCCGCCCTCAGCGTCGCCCCCGACGCCGTCCGCTGGGACCCGGCCGCGCTCACCGACTGGTGGCGCGCGGCCGGCATCACCGTCGGCGTGCTGCCCACCCCGCTGGCCGAGCCGGTCCTCGACCGCCCCTGGCCCGCCGGACTGACCCTGCGCCACCTCATGGTCGGCGGCGACCGGCTGCGCCGCACCCCCGGGGCGGACGTCACCGCCACCGTCCACAACGCCTACGGCCCGGCCGAGGCGACCGTGGTCACCACCGTGCACAGCATGCCGCCCGGTGCCGACCACGGCACCGGCGCGCCGCCGATCGGCCGCCCGGTCCCCGGCGCCGTCGTGCTGGTCACCGACGAGGAGGGCCGCCCGGTGCCGCGCGGCCACGCGGGCGAACTGCGGATCGGCGGACGGGGCCTGGCCATCGGCTACCTCGACGCGGAGCTCACCGCCCGCCGCTTCGTCTCGGCCCCCGACGAGGTCGAGGGCACCGACCGGGTCTACCGCAGCGGCGACCGCGTCCTGATGCGCCCCGACGGCGTGGTGGAGTTCCTCGGCCGCCTCGACGACCAGGTCAAGGTCAGCGGGGTGCGGATCGAGCCGGCCGAGGTCGAGGCCGCGCTCGAACGCGACCCCCGGGTCCGCCGCGCCGCGGTCGCCGCCCGGCCCGGTCCGGCCGGCGGGGCCCAGCTGCTCGCCTTCGTCCAGCCCGCCCCGGAGGGCCCCGCGCCCACGGGCGCCGAACTGCTGGACGCCGTCCGGCCGTGGCTGCCCGAGCAGGCCGTGCCGGGCACCCTCCGGCTGGTCGACGCCTTCCCGCTGGACGCCAATGGCAAGATCGACCGGGCCGCGCTGCTCAAGGCCGAGGAGGCCGCCCAGCAGGCCGGACCCGGGCCCGAGGAGGCCGCCACCCCCACCGAGCGGACGGTGCTCCGGCTCTGCCGCGGGCTGCTCGGCCGCGCGGACCTCGAACCGGCGGACAACTTCCTCGACGTGGGCGGGACTTCGGTCGCCGCCGCCCGGCTGCTCGCCGCGCTGGAGGAGGAGTACGGGGTACGGCTGCGCGCCCCGCTGCTGCTGCGCCAGCCCGACCTGCGCGCCATCGCCCGGCTGATCGACGACCGGCTCGCGGACGCCGTCGCCGCCGACTGA
- a CDS encoding non-ribosomal peptide synthetase produces MTSAATPTPAAVPAAPAETALAPAPAVAATVPELIARQAELSPLALAVTDGSTALTYRELAARAAVLAAELAARGVGPGTAVGLLCARATRQAVAQLAVWWAGGHVVPLDPAYPRPRLTAMLDDAGVRLTVGDKALLADAGLAADRSLALTESGRAASGTVDAAGAAEVPAPAGADPAAVALVYYTSGSTGRPKGVRVPHRAVTDLVTAPDGIALRPGDRVLLHSPAAFDAATFELWAPLVRGAAAAVSPAERPTPEELARDIERFGVTTAFLTTALFHQLAARRSRVFGVLRTLVVGGEALSAEHADAVLRAFPWLDLVNAYGPTEATTFTTLHRVRPDDCTGPVPIGRPFGGARTVVLDEDRRPVADGTRGELWIAGARLALDYLGRPELTAERFADVPGLGRAYRTGDRVVRRPDGTLEFHGRLDDQVKVRGFRIEPGEVEHALRSLPDVAETAVVVRRAGSEDAALTAYVVPADGTRPTPETLRRQLAERLPAHLVPTAWTVLDALPLTGSGKVDRRALAAEDRPAPGGAAGPGTGAELTPIQEVVAAAWSRALEHRVAEPDADFFAEGGHSLLAMWVVDDLREDLGVELPLGDFLDHPTVAGQAALIERALLAAESGATGGSADLVGPADRADTADADTDADADADADPDVDADAEAAARPAAHSQEPTR; encoded by the coding sequence ATGACCTCCGCCGCCACGCCCACCCCTGCCGCCGTGCCCGCCGCGCCCGCCGAAACGGCCCTCGCGCCCGCGCCCGCCGTCGCCGCCACCGTCCCGGAGCTGATCGCCCGGCAGGCTGAGCTGAGCCCCCTGGCCCTCGCCGTGACCGACGGCTCGACCGCCCTGACCTACCGGGAACTCGCCGCCAGGGCCGCCGTGCTGGCCGCCGAGCTGGCCGCCCGCGGGGTCGGCCCCGGCACCGCCGTCGGACTGCTCTGCGCCCGCGCCACCCGCCAGGCCGTCGCCCAGCTCGCCGTCTGGTGGGCCGGCGGCCACGTGGTGCCGCTCGATCCGGCGTACCCGCGTCCGCGCCTCACCGCGATGCTCGACGACGCCGGCGTCCGGCTGACCGTCGGCGACAAGGCGCTGCTCGCCGACGCCGGCCTCGCCGCGGACCGCTCGCTGGCCCTCACCGAGTCCGGTCGCGCCGCGTCCGGCACGGTCGACGCCGCCGGGGCCGCCGAGGTCCCCGCTCCGGCCGGGGCCGACCCGGCCGCGGTCGCCCTCGTCTACTACACCTCCGGCTCCACCGGACGGCCCAAGGGCGTCCGGGTGCCGCACCGCGCCGTCACCGACCTGGTCACCGCGCCGGACGGGATCGCGCTCCGCCCCGGGGACCGCGTCCTGCTCCACTCGCCCGCCGCCTTCGACGCCGCCACCTTCGAACTGTGGGCCCCGCTGGTGCGCGGCGCCGCCGCCGCCGTCTCGCCGGCCGAGCGCCCCACCCCCGAGGAACTCGCCCGCGACATCGAGCGGTTCGGCGTCACCACGGCCTTCCTCACCACCGCGCTCTTCCACCAGCTGGCGGCCCGCCGCTCGCGGGTCTTCGGCGTTCTGCGCACCCTGGTCGTCGGCGGCGAGGCGCTCTCCGCCGAGCACGCGGACGCGGTGCTGCGCGCCTTCCCCTGGCTCGACCTGGTCAACGCCTACGGACCCACCGAGGCCACCACCTTCACCACCCTGCACCGGGTCCGGCCCGACGACTGCACGGGCCCGGTCCCGATCGGCCGGCCGTTCGGCGGTGCCCGCACGGTCGTCCTCGACGAGGACCGGCGGCCCGTCGCCGACGGCACCCGCGGCGAACTGTGGATCGCCGGTGCCCGGCTGGCGCTCGACTACCTCGGCCGTCCCGAGCTGACCGCCGAGCGCTTCGCGGACGTCCCCGGCCTCGGCCGGGCGTACCGGACCGGCGACCGCGTCGTCCGGCGTCCCGACGGGACCCTGGAGTTCCACGGGCGGCTGGACGACCAGGTGAAGGTCCGCGGCTTCCGGATCGAGCCCGGCGAGGTCGAGCACGCGCTGCGCAGCCTGCCGGACGTCGCCGAGACGGCGGTGGTGGTCCGCCGGGCCGGCTCCGAGGACGCCGCGCTGACCGCCTACGTCGTGCCCGCCGACGGCACCCGCCCGACGCCCGAGACCCTCCGCCGGCAGCTCGCCGAACGGCTCCCGGCCCACCTGGTGCCCACCGCCTGGACCGTGCTGGACGCCCTGCCGCTCACCGGCAGCGGCAAGGTCGACCGCCGCGCCCTGGCGGCGGAGGACCGGCCCGCGCCGGGCGGGGCCGCCGGTCCGGGGACGGGCGCGGAGCTCACCCCGATCCAGGAGGTCGTGGCCGCGGCCTGGTCGCGGGCGCTGGAGCACCGGGTGGCCGAGCCCGACGCGGACTTCTTCGCGGAGGGCGGCCACTCCCTGCTCGCCATGTGGGTGGTGGACGACCTTCGTGAGGACCTCGGGGTCGAGCTGCCGCTCGGCGACTTCCTCGACCACCCGACCGTGGCGGGCCAGGCCGCGCTGATCGAACGCGCCCTCCTCGCGGCCGAGTCCGGTGCGACCGGCGGGTCCGCCGACCTCGTCGGGCCTGCCGATCGCGCCGACACCGCGGATGCCGACACCGATGCCGATGCCGACGCCGACGCCGATCCCGACGTCGATGCCGACGCAGAAGCCGCCGCGCGGCCCGCCGCCCACTCCCAGGAGCCCACCCGATGA
- a CDS encoding condensation domain-containing protein, which translates to MTAPADRPGPASPVDQAALLRRARLRVADTTADRAPEPPDAARPTAQTAAGPAPAASTGPGRSTGPGRGTGPVPRTDATGPAPLSHAQHRMWLMEGLGQGGARYHVPLATRLRGPLDVEALATALTGLTARHAVLRTRYGRSDDGPFQETGPVVPVPLPVLPAAPDTPGTDAPGSAAALLRAEALRPFDLATGPVLRALLLRHAPDDHTLLLTLHHIAVDGGSLPTLAADLAALYTAAAEQRPDTLPDPGLPYADYARWERGRDGELAAAAAARAARLAGARPLPLLRPVPPGTPERPAALHSAPLDADTLDGLRRFGARHGATLFAVVLAAAFAALRTATGEPDLVLGCAGGHRARPELRRLVGLQVNTLPVRAELPGGDPAFTEVLALVRTALLDAQAHHDVPFDLVVERLGAAARGADGTALLSVSCDLVGPPEPLGLPGLTAEAVDIDLGLAKFGLTLLVEDGPHPRCLLQHDPAALDEATACRLHAAFAELLTAVAAGPPGADRPLSELPGTRLPTTSTVPGGPEHPAVAALLADPRVAEAAVFSPGHGPALAYAVVRGPSAPGGTDLRAALRRHLPPDRLPAAVTLLDALPRRPDGTVDAARLPGAPGAGASTTSTATATSTATATAAGADTVATDPAHLAAVLAAFGELLGGRPAADGDFFRLGGHSLVAVQLAERLRTGTGLPLTGLDVLEQRTPQALAALLTTRADDRRSATAAVRTAGARGAGARGAAVRAGTVLLTGATGGVGAAVLQELLAQGRPVRALVRAESAHLVARSGVEIAEGDLGDPDSLRRAVEGVDAVIHSACTFTEHAVDVAAMRALVEGRRGGGGGGGFVFVSSIDAYGRPAPGEVAEAGPSVEPVSAYGRAKLECERILLEAADLRGPVTVVRSPLVWGPHRRLRDQLRWGATGALYQDALAGRPIILPRPAPEGGDDWYGASWVHSAALARALAACTTRTPGRVVNAVTGHVAWVDFAAELVRLLGSFSTVTVTEAVTEAGGADPELRRPWRYRAEALADPLSPEPGEDWRAVLAAMTGPTG; encoded by the coding sequence ATGACCGCCCCCGCCGACCGGCCCGGACCGGCCTCCCCGGTCGACCAGGCCGCCCTGCTCCGTCGCGCCCGCCTCCGGGTCGCGGACACCACCGCCGACCGGGCGCCCGAACCCCCGGACGCCGCCCGGCCCACCGCGCAGACCGCCGCCGGCCCCGCTCCCGCCGCGTCCACCGGCCCCGGCCGGAGCACGGGCCCCGGCCGGGGGACCGGGCCGGTGCCGCGCACGGACGCCACCGGCCCGGCGCCGCTCTCCCACGCCCAGCACCGGATGTGGCTGATGGAGGGGCTCGGCCAGGGCGGCGCCCGCTACCACGTGCCGCTCGCCACCCGCCTGCGCGGCCCGCTGGACGTCGAAGCGCTCGCCACCGCCCTCACGGGTCTGACCGCCCGCCACGCCGTCCTGCGCACCCGCTACGGCCGGAGCGACGACGGCCCGTTCCAGGAGACCGGACCGGTCGTCCCGGTCCCCCTCCCCGTCCTGCCCGCGGCCCCGGACACCCCGGGCACCGACGCCCCCGGATCCGCGGCCGCACTGCTGCGCGCCGAGGCGCTCCGCCCGTTCGACCTCGCCACCGGCCCGGTGCTCCGCGCGCTCCTCCTCCGGCACGCCCCCGACGACCACACCCTTCTCCTGACGCTCCATCACATCGCCGTCGACGGCGGCTCCCTGCCCACCCTGGCCGCCGACCTCGCCGCCCTCTACACGGCCGCCGCGGAGCAGCGCCCGGACACCCTGCCCGACCCCGGGCTCCCGTACGCCGACTACGCCCGCTGGGAGCGCGGCCGCGACGGCGAGCTCGCCGCCGCGGCCGCCGCCCGGGCCGCCCGGCTCGCCGGCGCCCGCCCGCTGCCCCTGCTGCGGCCCGTGCCGCCCGGCACTCCGGAGCGGCCGGCCGCCCTGCACAGCGCCCCGCTCGACGCCGACACCCTCGACGGCCTGCGCCGGTTCGGCGCCCGGCACGGCGCGACCCTCTTCGCCGTCGTGCTGGCCGCCGCGTTCGCGGCCCTGCGCACCGCCACCGGCGAGCCCGACCTCGTCCTCGGCTGCGCCGGCGGCCACCGGGCCCGGCCCGAACTGCGCCGGTTGGTCGGACTCCAGGTCAACACCCTGCCCGTCCGCGCCGAACTCCCCGGCGGCGACCCGGCCTTCACCGAGGTCCTGGCCCTCGTCCGGACGGCGCTGCTCGACGCCCAGGCGCACCACGACGTCCCGTTCGACCTGGTCGTCGAGCGGCTCGGCGCCGCCGCCCGCGGCGCGGACGGCACGGCGCTGCTCTCCGTCAGCTGCGACCTGGTCGGCCCGCCGGAGCCGCTCGGCCTGCCCGGCCTCACCGCCGAGGCCGTCGACATCGACCTCGGGCTCGCCAAGTTCGGCCTCACCCTGCTGGTGGAGGACGGCCCGCACCCGCGCTGCCTGCTCCAGCACGACCCGGCCGCACTCGACGAGGCCACCGCCTGCCGTCTGCACGCCGCCTTCGCCGAGCTGCTCACGGCCGTCGCCGCCGGCCCTCCCGGCGCCGACCGCCCGCTGTCCGAGCTCCCCGGCACCCGCCTCCCCACCACCTCGACGGTGCCCGGCGGGCCGGAACACCCGGCCGTCGCCGCCCTGCTGGCCGACCCCCGGGTCGCCGAGGCCGCGGTGTTCAGCCCCGGGCACGGACCGGCCCTCGCCTACGCCGTCGTCCGGGGCCCCTCCGCGCCCGGCGGCACCGACCTGCGGGCCGCCCTCCGCCGCCACCTGCCGCCCGACCGGCTCCCGGCGGCCGTCACCCTCCTGGACGCCCTGCCCCGCCGCCCCGACGGCACCGTCGACGCCGCCCGTCTCCCGGGCGCGCCCGGCGCCGGCGCCAGCACCACTTCCACCGCCACCGCCACTTCCACCGCCACCGCGACTGCCGCCGGTGCGGACACCGTCGCCACGGACCCGGCCCATCTGGCGGCGGTACTGGCGGCCTTCGGCGAGCTGCTGGGCGGGCGCCCGGCGGCGGACGGGGACTTCTTCCGGCTCGGCGGCCACTCCCTGGTCGCGGTCCAGCTGGCGGAGCGGCTGCGCACCGGTACCGGGCTGCCGCTGACCGGCCTGGACGTCCTCGAACAGCGCACGCCGCAGGCCCTCGCCGCGCTCCTCACCACCCGCGCCGACGACCGCCGCTCCGCCACCGCGGCCGTCCGTACCGCAGGGGCCCGCGGCGCGGGGGCCCGGGGCGCGGCCGTCCGGGCCGGCACCGTGCTGCTGACGGGGGCCACCGGGGGCGTCGGCGCGGCCGTCCTCCAGGAGCTGCTCGCCCAGGGCCGCCCGGTCCGTGCACTGGTCCGGGCCGAGTCCGCGCACCTGGTGGCCCGCAGCGGAGTCGAGATCGCGGAGGGCGACCTCGGCGATCCCGACAGCCTGCGCCGGGCCGTCGAGGGCGTGGACGCGGTCATCCACTCCGCCTGCACCTTCACCGAGCACGCCGTCGACGTCGCCGCCATGCGCGCCCTGGTGGAGGGCCGGCGCGGCGGGGGCGGTGGGGGCGGCTTCGTCTTCGTCAGCAGCATCGACGCGTACGGCCGCCCCGCGCCGGGCGAGGTCGCCGAGGCAGGACCGTCCGTCGAACCGGTCAGTGCCTACGGGCGGGCCAAGCTGGAGTGCGAGCGGATCCTCCTGGAGGCCGCCGACCTCCGGGGACCGGTGACGGTGGTCCGCTCGCCGCTGGTCTGGGGCCCGCACCGGCGGCTGCGCGACCAGCTCCGCTGGGGGGCCACCGGCGCGCTCTACCAGGACGCCCTGGCGGGGCGGCCGATCATCCTGCCCCGCCCGGCACCGGAGGGCGGCGACGACTGGTACGGCGCGAGCTGGGTGCACTCGGCGGCCCTCGCCCGGGCCCTGGCGGCCTGCACCACCCGCACACCCGGGCGGGTGGTGAACGCGGTGACCGGCCACGTGGCCTGGGTGGACTTCGCCGCCGAACTGGTCCGCCTGCTCGGCTCGTTCAGCACCGTCACCGTCACCGAGGCCGTCACCGAGGCCGGGGGCGCGGATCCCGAGCTGCGCCGCCCCTGGCGCTACCGCGCCGA